The Chanos chanos chromosome 6, fChaCha1.1, whole genome shotgun sequence genome includes a region encoding these proteins:
- the c1qtnf5 gene encoding complement C1q tumor necrosis factor-related protein 5, with protein MTPLQTLLLFLLLVLLANFSNPLEDNKIPSLCAGSPGIPGSPGLNGSPGQPGRDGRDGRDAPPGEKGERGDRGEPGQSGERGLRGDRGDPGEKGERGSPGECAVAPKSAFSAKLSEVRTTPVAAGNAVYFDKVLLNEQGDYNPETGRFTCRVPGVYYFAVHATVYRASLQFDLMKNGHTVASYFQFFGNWSKPASLSGGTLLHLIPGDQVWVQMALGEYTGFYASTKTDSTFTGFLVYSDWKNSAVFAS; from the exons ATGACACCACTCCAGACATTACTCCTGTTTCTCCTACTTGTTCTTCTGGCAAACTTTTCCAATCCTCTGGAGGATAATAAGATTCCCAGTCTGTGTGCGGGCAGCCCGGGTATTCCGGGTTCACCGGGGTTGAATGGCAGCCCAGGCCAGCCGGGACGGGACGGAAGAGATGGGCGCGATGCCCCACCcggggagaaaggagagagaggggacagaggagagCCAG GTCAGTCAGGTGAGAGAGGCTTAAGGGGGGATCGGGGAGACCCgggggagaagggagagaggggctCCCCAGGAGAATGCGCTGTGGCCCCTAAATCTGCCTTCAGCGCCAAGCTGTCGGAAGTACGCACCACCCCCGTGGCAGCGGGGAACGCGGTGTATTTTGACAAGGTGTTGCTAAATGAGCAGGGAGATTATAATCCGGAGACTGGTCGCTTTACCTGCAGGGTACCAGGGGTTTATTACTTTGCCGTCCATGCCACAGTTTACAGGGCCAGCCTCCAGTTCGACCTGATGAAGAACGGACACACCGTGGCCTCCTACTTCCAGTTTTTTGGGAACTGGTCCAAGCCTGCTTCACTGTCCGGGGGAACTCTTCTTCATCTGATCCCGGGCGATCAGGTCTGGGTGCAGATGGCACTGGGAGAGTACACTGGATTCTATGCCAGCACGAAGACAGACAGCACCTTCACTGGGTTTCTGGTTTACTCAGACTGGAAAAACTCAGCTGTCTTTGCATCTTGA